The segment CTCCCCTCGCCTTCCATTCTGAGGGTCTGGCCGTCCTGAATGCCCGCCGGGACGTCGACCGTGAGCGTGACCTCCTCGCGGACGTATCCCTCGCCGCGACAGTCGCTACAGGTTTCGGAGTAAAGCGTTCCCTCGCCCTCACAGCGCGGACAGGACGTCGTCTGCTGGACTCGGCCGAGCGGCGTCTGCTGGACCTGCGTCACCTGTCCGCGGCCCTGACACTCCGGACAGGTCTCCGCGTCGGCGCTCGGCGGGTGTCCCTCGCCGTCGCAGGTGTCACACGCCTCGGGACGGGCGATCGTGAACTGCTTTTGGGCCCCGTCATAGGCCTCCTCGAGATCGATCTCGAGGTCGGTTCGCATGTTCCGTCCCTTCTGCGGGCCGCGTCTCCCGCGGCCGCCACCGCCGCCGAAGACCTGCTCGAAGATGTCGCCGAGGCCGCCACCGCCGCCCATGCCGCCACCGCCCATACCGCCACCCATGCCGCCGAAGGGGCCACCGCCCATGCCGCCGGCGCCGCCCTCGCTCGCGTCGTACCCGTGTTTTTCGGCCTGCTCGTACTGCTCGTGGCCCATCCGGTCGTAGGCGCTTCGCTTTTCCTCGTCGGTCAGGACCTGCTTTGCCTTCTGTATCTTCTTGAACTTCTCTTCGGCGTTCGGATCGTCGCTGACGTCCGGATGGTACTCCGTCGCCTTCGATCGGTACGCCTGCTTGATCTCCTCGGGAGAGGCGTCCGGACTCACGCCGAGAACATCGTAGAAATCCTCGCTCATTCGTTACCCCACCGTAATCGATTGAGCCACTTGAAATGACCGTTTGTGCGCCCTCGAGAACGAACTGCGAGATCGGGTGCTCGGGGTCGTCAGGTGCGTTCGGAGTCGTTAGGAGTCGTCGCCGTCGTCGTCGCTCTCGTCTTCGACGTCCTCGAAGTCGGCGTCGACGTACTCGTCGTCACCCGCGTCCGGGCCGCCAGCGCCGGGGTTCGGACCGCCGCCCATGCCGCCTCCCATTCCAGCACCGCCCGCGGCTCCCGGGCCGCCGGCAGCGCCCGCGCCGGCGGCTCCAGCGCCGGCTGCTCCGCCGGCTGCACCCGCGCCAGCGTCCTGGTAGACCTGTTTGCCGATCTCCTGTAGTTCCTTGCTCAGGGTCTCGGTCGCCGCCTCGATGTCGTCGGCCTCGGCGTCCTCGTCGTCGATCGTCTCTTCTAGGTCCTCGACGGCCGCTTCGACGCTCTCGCGGATCTCGTCGTCGACCTCCTCGTTCTCCTCGAGGAGCGTCTCCGCGCGCTGGATCGCGGCCTCGGCGGAGTTGCGCGCCTCGATCCGTTCGCGGCGCTGCTGGTCCTCTTCGGCGTGTTCTTCTGCTTCCTCTTGCAGTCGATCGATCTCCTCGTCGGAGAGACCGGCACCGCCCTCGATCGTGATCTCCTCGCTGGTGCCGGTTCCCTTGTCTTCGGCGGAGACGTTGACGATCCCGTTCTCGTCGATCGAGAAGCCGACCTCGATCTGGGGCGTTCCGGCCGGTGCCGGCGGGATGCCGGTCAGGTGGAACTCGCCGAGCAGTTCGTTCTTCTCGGCGAGCTCGCGCTCGCCCTGGAAGACCCGGACCTGCACCGACGTCTGGTTGTCCGCCGCGGTCGTGAACACCTTCGACTCCTCGGTCGGAATCGTCGTGTTCTTCTCGATGAGTCGCTCGAAGAGGCCGCCCTTGACCTCGATACCGAGCGAGAGCGGCGTCACGTCGAGCAAGACGACGTCGTCGACCTCGCCACCGAGGACGCCGCCCTGAATCGCCGCGCCGAGCGCGACGGCCTCGTCGGGGTTGACGTTCTTCTGTGGCTCCTCGCCGATGAGTTCCTCGACCTTCTCGGCGACCTGTGGCATCCGGGTCGAGCCGCCGACGAGCAGGACTTCGTCGATGTCGCCCTTCTCGTAGCCCGCGTCCTCGAGCGCCTGCTCGGTCGGTTCGACCGTGCGCTCGATGAGATCCGACGTGAGCGACTCGAACTTGGCTCGAGTCATGCTCTCTTCTAGGTGGATCGGGCCGTCGTCGCCCGCGGTGATGAAGGGGAGGTTGATCTCGGTTTCCTTCCGGCTGCTGAGTTCGATCTTGGCCTCCTCTGCGGCGTCTTTGAGCCGCTGGAGGGCCTGTCGGTCCTCGCGGAGGTCGACGCCGTGTTCGGCCTCGAACTGCTCGGCCAGCCAGTCGATGATGGCGTGGTCCCAGTCGTCGCCGCCGAGGTCGTTGTCGCCGTTGGTCGCGACGACCTCGTAGACGCCGCCGCCCAGATCGAGGATCGAGACGTCGAACGTCCCGCCGCCGAGGTCGTAGACGAGGACGGTCTGATCGGCGTCGTCCTCCAAGCCGTAGGCCATCGACGCCGCGGTCGGCTCGTTGATGATCCGCTCGACATCGAAACCGGCGATCTCGCCGGCGTCTTTGGTCGCCTGGCGCTGTCGGTCCGAGAAGTACGCCGGCACCGTGATGACCGCCTTCTCGATGTCGTCACCGAGGTACTCCTCCGCGTCGTGTTTGATCTTCTGGAGGATCATCGCCGAGATCTCTTCGGGCGTGTAGTCTTCACCCTCGATCTCGACGGTGTAGTCCTCCTCGCCCATGTGGCGCTTGATCGAGGCGATGGTCTTTTCCGGGTTCTGAATCGCCTGATTCTTCGCCGGTTTGCCGACGAGCCGTTCGTCGTCGGTAAAGGCCACGACCGACGGCGTGGTTCGGTCGCCCTCCGAGTTGACGATGATCTCCGGGTCACCGCCTTCCATCACTGCGAAGGCACTGTTCGTCGTCCCGAGGTCGATCCCGAGAATCTTGTTGCTCGTCATCTGGCCGGGTATAACGCGCACTTTGTTTTAAAGCTTACTAGCTGGGTCCGCCGATCGAATAAAACCCGCTGTGAGCAGTTCTATCGGCGACTCTCGACAGTTGGGGTTCGATAAAATTTGGTTGCCTATAGGTACCATAGAGCAAGTCCCGCGGCGGTTGCTCGAGCCGTGTCGGTCGGTACCAGCACCAACAAATTCGATCGGTCTCTCGACCACTCGAGTCGCCTTCAGCTGTCGACAGCGTGCGCTCTCACGGCGTGATATCGGACGGGTGGCCGCTCGCGAGAAGACGATCCGCGCTACGCTTCGCTTCCTTCGGTTTCGTCCGACGGGTCGCCAGTTTCCGAACCCTCCGCGTCCGCGCCGGCTTCGACGCCCTCCTCGGCGAACTCACCGT is part of the Halostagnicola kamekurae genome and harbors:
- the dnaJ gene encoding molecular chaperone DnaJ, with amino-acid sequence MSEDFYDVLGVSPDASPEEIKQAYRSKATEYHPDVSDDPNAEEKFKKIQKAKQVLTDEEKRSAYDRMGHEQYEQAEKHGYDASEGGAGGMGGGPFGGMGGGMGGGGMGGGGGLGDIFEQVFGGGGGRGRRGPQKGRNMRTDLEIDLEEAYDGAQKQFTIARPEACDTCDGEGHPPSADAETCPECQGRGQVTQVQQTPLGRVQQTTSCPRCEGEGTLYSETCSDCRGEGYVREEVTLTVDVPAGIQDGQTLRMEGEGSPSPDGGPSGDLLIDVSIREHDEFERDGNDLRYRLPISFPQATFGDTVEVPTLDGAVEFDVPDGTQSGETFRLEGKGMPRLQRRGSGDLFVQVQIVTPDSLNAEQREALEEFAEAGGDEIEVNEGFFEKIKRAF
- the dnaK gene encoding molecular chaperone DnaK, giving the protein MTSNKILGIDLGTTNSAFAVMEGGDPEIIVNSEGDRTTPSVVAFTDDERLVGKPAKNQAIQNPEKTIASIKRHMGEEDYTVEIEGEDYTPEEISAMILQKIKHDAEEYLGDDIEKAVITVPAYFSDRQRQATKDAGEIAGFDVERIINEPTAASMAYGLEDDADQTVLVYDLGGGTFDVSILDLGGGVYEVVATNGDNDLGGDDWDHAIIDWLAEQFEAEHGVDLREDRQALQRLKDAAEEAKIELSSRKETEINLPFITAGDDGPIHLEESMTRAKFESLTSDLIERTVEPTEQALEDAGYEKGDIDEVLLVGGSTRMPQVAEKVEELIGEEPQKNVNPDEAVALGAAIQGGVLGGEVDDVVLLDVTPLSLGIEVKGGLFERLIEKNTTIPTEESKVFTTAADNQTSVQVRVFQGERELAEKNELLGEFHLTGIPPAPAGTPQIEVGFSIDENGIVNVSAEDKGTGTSEEITIEGGAGLSDEEIDRLQEEAEEHAEEDQQRRERIEARNSAEAAIQRAETLLEENEEVDDEIRESVEAAVEDLEETIDDEDAEADDIEAATETLSKELQEIGKQVYQDAGAGAAGGAAGAGAAGAGAAGGPGAAGGAGMGGGMGGGPNPGAGGPDAGDDEYVDADFEDVEDESDDDGDDS